One Pseudomonas entomophila genomic window carries:
- a CDS encoding LysR family transcriptional regulator, whose translation MSRRPDPLAQVSDFDIRLLKIYRSVVECGGFSAAENVLGIGRSAISQQMNDLEQRLGLRLCQRGRAGFSLTEEGREVYHSALQLLSALETFRTEVNGLHQHLRGELNIGLTDNLVTLPHMRITHALAELKDRGPDVHIQIRMIAPSQVEQGVLDGSLHVGVVPQTSPLSGLEYQPLYSERSLLYCAVGHPLFYADDQQIDDARLNSQDAIAPTFRLPADIQAHYQALHCTASASDREGMAFLILTGRYIGYLPDHYAMFWVQQGRLRALKPAQRFYDLSLSWVTRKGRRPNLVLESFLESLSATR comes from the coding sequence ATGAGCCGACGCCCCGATCCTCTTGCCCAGGTCAGCGATTTCGACATCCGCCTGTTGAAGATCTACCGCAGTGTCGTGGAGTGCGGCGGCTTCTCTGCGGCGGAGAACGTGCTGGGCATCGGCCGCTCGGCGATCAGCCAGCAGATGAACGACCTCGAGCAACGCCTGGGCCTGCGCTTGTGCCAGCGCGGTCGCGCCGGTTTCTCGCTGACCGAGGAGGGCCGCGAGGTCTACCACTCGGCGCTGCAACTGCTCAGCGCCCTGGAAACCTTCCGCACCGAGGTCAACGGCCTGCACCAGCACCTACGCGGCGAGTTGAACATCGGTTTGACCGACAACCTGGTCACCCTGCCGCACATGCGCATCACCCACGCCTTGGCCGAACTGAAGGACCGTGGTCCCGACGTGCACATCCAGATCCGCATGATCGCACCCAGCCAGGTCGAGCAAGGGGTGCTCGACGGCAGCCTGCATGTCGGGGTGGTGCCGCAGACCAGCCCACTGTCCGGGCTCGAGTACCAGCCACTTTACAGCGAGCGCTCGCTGCTCTACTGCGCGGTCGGACACCCACTGTTCTATGCCGATGACCAGCAGATCGATGACGCGCGACTCAACAGCCAGGACGCCATCGCCCCGACCTTCCGCCTGCCTGCCGACATCCAGGCGCACTACCAGGCCCTGCACTGCACCGCCAGCGCCTCGGACCGCGAAGGCATGGCCTTCCTCATACTGACAGGCCGCTACATCGGCTACCTGCCCGACCACTACGCGATGTTCTGGGTGCAACAAGGCCGCCTGCGCGCGCTGAAGCCGGCGCAACGCTTCTACGACCTGAGCCTGAGCTGGGTGACACGCAAGGGGCGCAGGCCGAACCTGGTCCTGGAAAGCTTCCTCGAGAGCCTGTCTGCGACACGCTGA
- a CDS encoding CoA-acylating methylmalonate-semialdehyde dehydrogenase → MSIVQHLIHGELVTKGERTADVFNPSTGQAVRKVELASRATVQQAIDSAKAAFPAWRNTPPAKRAQVMFRFKQLLEQNEAKISQMISEEHGKTLEDAAGELKRGIENVEFACAAPEVLKGEYSRNVGPNIDAWSDFQPLGVVAGITPFNFPAMVPLWMYPLAIACGNAFILKPSERDPSSTLFIAQLLLEAGLPKGILNVVHGDKEAVDALIEAPEVKALSFVGSTPIAEYIYAEGTKRGKRVQALGGAKNHAVLMPDADLDNAVSALMGAAYGSCGERCMAISVAVCVGDQVADALIAKLQPQIKALKIGAGTSCGLDMGPLVTAAARDKVVGYIDDGVAAGAKLVVDGRGYRVAGNEDGYFVGGTLFDNVTPEMRIYKEEIFGPVLCVVRVNSLEQAMQLINEHEYGNGTCIFTRDGEAARLFCDEIEVGMVGVNVPLPVPVAYHSFGGWKRSLFGDLHAYGPDGVRFYTRRKAITQRWPQRASHEASQFAFPSL, encoded by the coding sequence ATGAGCATTGTTCAGCACCTGATCCACGGTGAATTGGTCACCAAGGGCGAACGTACCGCCGACGTCTTCAACCCGTCCACCGGCCAGGCCGTGCGCAAGGTCGAACTGGCCAGCCGTGCCACCGTCCAGCAGGCCATCGACTCGGCCAAGGCCGCCTTCCCAGCCTGGCGCAACACCCCACCGGCCAAGCGTGCCCAGGTGATGTTCCGCTTCAAGCAACTGCTTGAACAGAACGAAGCGAAGATCTCGCAGATGATCAGCGAGGAGCACGGCAAGACCCTGGAAGACGCCGCGGGCGAGCTCAAGCGTGGCATCGAGAACGTCGAGTTCGCCTGCGCCGCGCCGGAGGTGCTCAAAGGCGAGTACAGCCGTAACGTCGGCCCGAACATCGATGCCTGGTCGGACTTCCAGCCGCTGGGCGTGGTTGCCGGTATCACCCCGTTCAACTTCCCGGCCATGGTGCCGCTGTGGATGTATCCGCTGGCCATCGCTTGTGGCAACGCCTTCATCCTCAAGCCTTCCGAGCGTGATCCTAGCTCCACGTTGTTTATTGCGCAGTTGCTGCTGGAAGCGGGCCTGCCGAAGGGCATCCTCAATGTCGTGCATGGTGACAAGGAAGCCGTCGACGCGCTGATCGAGGCGCCGGAAGTCAAAGCCCTGAGCTTCGTTGGCTCGACTCCGATTGCCGAGTACATCTATGCCGAGGGCACCAAGCGCGGCAAGCGCGTCCAGGCACTGGGCGGGGCGAAGAACCACGCGGTGCTGATGCCGGACGCCGATCTGGACAACGCTGTCAGCGCGCTGATGGGCGCGGCCTATGGGTCGTGCGGCGAGCGCTGCATGGCGATCTCGGTGGCCGTGTGTGTGGGTGACCAGGTGGCTGATGCGCTGATCGCCAAGTTGCAGCCGCAGATCAAGGCGCTGAAGATCGGTGCCGGCACTTCCTGTGGCCTGGACATGGGGCCGCTGGTGACTGCTGCTGCCCGTGACAAGGTGGTGGGTTATATCGATGACGGTGTCGCTGCTGGTGCCAAGCTGGTGGTCGACGGGCGTGGTTATCGCGTAGCCGGTAACGAAGATGGTTACTTCGTTGGTGGCACGCTGTTCGATAACGTCACCCCTGAGATGCGCATCTATAAGGAAGAGATCTTCGGGCCGGTGCTGTGTGTTGTTCGCGTGAACAGCCTGGAGCAGGCGATGCAGCTGATCAACGAGCATGAGTATGGCAACGGTACGTGCATCTTCACCCGTGACGGTGAGGCGGCTCGGCTGTTCTGCGATGAGATCGAGGTGGGCATGGTGGGTGTGAACGTGCCGCTGCCGGTGCCGGTGGCTTATCACAGCTTCGGTGGCTGGAAGCGTTCGCTGTTTGGCGACCTGCATGCCTATGGTCCGGATGGAGTGCGTTTCTATACCCGTCGCAAGGCGATCACCCAGCGCTGGCCGCAGCGTGCCAGCCATGAGGCTTCGCAGTTTGCGTTTCCTAGCCTTTAA
- a CDS encoding aspartate aminotransferase family protein, with translation MNMPENAQAGLASQLKLDAHWMPYTANRNFQRDPRLIVAAEGNYLVDDKGRKIFDALSGLWTCGAGHTRKEISEAVARQVATLDYSPAFQFGHPLSFQLAEKIANLAPGDLNHVFFTNSGSECADTALKMVRAYWRLKGQATKTKIIGRARGYHGVNIAGTSLGGVNGNRKLFGQLLDVDHLPHTVLPANVFSKGMPEEGGIALADEMLKLIELHDASNIAAVIVEPLAGSAGVLPPPKGYLKRLREICTQHNILLIFDEVITGFGRMGAMTGAEAFGVTPDLMCIAKQVTNGAIPMGAVVATGEIYQTFMNQPTPEYAVEFPHGYTYSAHPVACAAGIAALDLLQKENLVQSAAELAPHFEKLLHGIKGTKNVVDIRNYGLAGAIQIAARDGDAIVRPYEAAMKLWQAGFYVRFGGDTLQFGPTFNTQPQELDRLFDAVGEALNKVD, from the coding sequence ATGAACATGCCCGAAAACGCCCAGGCCGGCCTGGCCAGCCAGCTCAAGCTGGATGCCCACTGGATGCCCTACACCGCCAACCGCAACTTCCAGCGCGACCCGCGCCTGATCGTGGCGGCCGAAGGCAACTACCTGGTCGATGACAAAGGCCGCAAGATCTTCGACGCCTTGTCGGGCCTGTGGACCTGCGGTGCCGGGCATACCCGCAAGGAGATCAGCGAGGCGGTGGCTCGCCAGGTCGCCACCCTCGACTACTCACCCGCTTTCCAGTTCGGCCACCCGCTGTCGTTCCAGCTGGCCGAGAAGATCGCCAACCTCGCGCCGGGTGACCTGAACCATGTGTTCTTCACCAACTCCGGTTCCGAATGCGCCGACACCGCGCTGAAGATGGTCCGCGCCTACTGGCGCCTGAAAGGCCAGGCGACCAAGACCAAGATCATCGGCCGCGCCCGTGGCTATCACGGCGTGAACATCGCCGGCACCAGCCTGGGCGGCGTCAACGGCAACCGCAAGCTGTTCGGTCAGTTGCTGGATGTCGACCACCTGCCGCACACCGTGCTGCCCGCCAACGTATTCAGCAAAGGCATGCCGGAGGAGGGCGGGATCGCCCTGGCCGACGAGATGCTCAAGCTGATCGAGTTGCATGACGCCTCGAACATCGCCGCAGTGATCGTCGAGCCGCTGGCCGGCTCCGCAGGCGTGCTGCCGCCGCCGAAGGGTTACCTGAAGCGCCTGCGCGAGATCTGCACCCAGCACAACATCCTGCTGATCTTCGACGAAGTCATCACCGGCTTCGGGCGCATGGGGGCCATGACCGGTGCCGAGGCCTTCGGTGTCACCCCGGACCTGATGTGCATCGCCAAGCAGGTCACCAACGGCGCGATCCCGATGGGCGCGGTGGTGGCCACGGGCGAGATCTACCAGACCTTCATGAACCAGCCGACGCCTGAGTACGCGGTGGAGTTCCCCCACGGCTACACCTACTCGGCGCACCCGGTCGCCTGCGCCGCCGGTATTGCCGCCCTGGATCTGCTGCAGAAAGAGAACCTGGTGCAGTCCGCCGCCGAACTGGCGCCGCACTTCGAGAAGTTGCTGCACGGTATCAAGGGCACCAAGAACGTCGTCGACATCCGCAACTACGGCCTGGCCGGCGCCATCCAGATTGCCGCGCGCGACGGTGACGCCATCGTCCGCCCATACGAGGCGGCGATGAAACTGTGGCAAGCCGGCTTCTACGTGCGCTTCGGCGGCGACACCCTGCAGTTCGGGCCAACCTTCAATACCCAGCCGCAGGAACTGGATCGCCTGTTCGACGCGGTGGGCGAAGCCCTGAACAAGGTCGACTGA